Proteins co-encoded in one Cytobacillus sp. NJ13 genomic window:
- a CDS encoding ATP-binding protein codes for MANRFENEYWHNPDDLINTRFKNFMVESYGSMYTAKRAAMDYVKVFKNVPEQRYNILFMGNPGTGKTHLATAIARTLKKEGFLVGFLTTGGLLSKIKATYQKGACRTEEGIINDLRKFELLVLDDLGSEARSKDESDWSKNKLFEIVNLRMGKPTIYTSNFNEQHLSTAIGERVLSRLYHNTKFIELVTDDFRKKFQIQ; via the coding sequence TTGGCCAATCGCTTTGAAAATGAATATTGGCATAATCCGGATGATTTGATAAATACTAGATTTAAAAATTTTATGGTTGAATCCTATGGCAGTATGTATACTGCCAAAAGGGCAGCTATGGATTATGTAAAGGTGTTTAAAAACGTTCCAGAGCAAAGATATAACATTTTGTTTATGGGCAACCCAGGGACTGGTAAGACTCATTTGGCAACTGCTATTGCCAGGACTCTTAAAAAAGAGGGATTTCTTGTTGGTTTTTTAACAACTGGAGGACTTCTTTCTAAAATAAAAGCTACTTATCAAAAAGGGGCGTGTAGGACTGAAGAGGGTATAATTAATGATCTTAGGAAGTTCGAACTTCTTGTACTTGATGATTTGGGTTCTGAAGCACGAAGCAAAGATGAATCTGATTGGAGTAAAAATAAACTGTTTGAGATCGTCAACCTTAGGATGGGAAAGCCGACGATCTACACAAGTAACTTTAACGAACAGCACTTATCGACTGCTATCGGTGAGCGTGTTCTTAGTCGTTTATACCATAATACCAAGTTTATTGAATTAGTAACAGACGACTTTCGAAAAAAATTTCAGATTCAATAG
- a CDS encoding PTS sugar transporter subunit IIB, whose protein sequence is MISLLRIDDRLIHGQVAYGWTSALGVNVILVVNDEAKNDQMKAMALNLAKPSNVKLYIRGVQESGEIVQKFSQSQKSKVLVLVKNTSDAVELARLSEGVINEVNVGGLRYSEGKRKLTDLVAVDDQDLANLKEMEEMGIDLEFRMLPRDKKKGLKDMI, encoded by the coding sequence ATGATTTCACTATTACGGATTGACGATCGCCTAATTCACGGTCAAGTAGCATATGGCTGGACCTCAGCTCTAGGGGTTAATGTCATACTCGTCGTTAATGATGAAGCCAAAAATGACCAAATGAAAGCGATGGCACTAAATCTAGCCAAACCTTCCAACGTAAAACTGTATATTCGAGGGGTTCAAGAATCCGGAGAGATTGTACAAAAGTTTTCACAATCACAAAAAAGTAAGGTTCTAGTTCTTGTGAAGAATACTAGTGATGCAGTTGAACTTGCAAGACTTTCAGAAGGGGTTATCAATGAGGTAAATGTTGGCGGATTGCGTTATTCAGAAGGTAAAAGAAAGTTAACAGACTTGGTAGCAGTAGATGACCAAGATCTTGCAAATTTAAAGGAAATGGAAGAGATGGGAATAGATCTCGAATTTAGAATGCTTCCTCGGGATAAGAAGAAAGGGCTAAAGGATATGATTTAA
- a CDS encoding SIS domain-containing protein: protein MKIEDYMQETPEKMREIIQGADQLFAEVKNKEIDRVVVTGSGTSYHSGLQVQKLMQSLMGVRVDVYYPFAISRETFIGDSSKTILIGISQGGSSYSTYNAMKLAKESGCIIASMAGQENALIDEVADFILTVKCGEETAGAKTKGFYTTKLNLTLFALQLARETNKITSAEYNAEIIEIEKSANQFMKTYDKSYKWIEANKEKLSNAKEIRVIGTSEIYGDTLESALKLLETLRIPVSGYEFEEFIHGIYNAVNEDSTIIILDTGVEKRVKKMIEVLSDWTENIYVIGCESDENSRNMNAEFINHPYYKTYEYIIPIQLMCAIIPQLRGVDPSIPKDPKFHQKLGSKKLNK, encoded by the coding sequence ATGAAAATTGAAGATTACATGCAAGAAACCCCGGAAAAAATGAGAGAGATTATTCAAGGTGCAGATCAATTATTTGCTGAAGTAAAAAATAAAGAAATTGACCGTGTTGTTGTTACCGGCTCGGGTACAAGCTATCATTCTGGCCTCCAAGTACAAAAGTTAATGCAGTCCTTAATGGGTGTTCGTGTAGATGTCTATTATCCATTTGCTATTAGCAGAGAAACCTTCATAGGGGATTCTTCAAAAACGATATTAATTGGTATATCACAAGGTGGAAGCAGTTACTCAACTTACAATGCTATGAAACTAGCAAAAGAATCAGGATGTATTATAGCTTCTATGGCTGGGCAAGAAAATGCATTAATTGATGAGGTAGCGGATTTTATCCTGACAGTTAAATGTGGTGAGGAAACAGCAGGAGCAAAAACTAAAGGATTTTACACAACTAAGTTAAACCTGACTCTATTTGCACTGCAACTTGCGAGAGAAACAAATAAAATTACATCCGCAGAATATAATGCAGAAATCATTGAAATAGAGAAGAGCGCAAATCAGTTTATGAAGACATACGATAAGTCTTATAAATGGATTGAAGCGAATAAAGAAAAATTATCTAATGCTAAAGAAATTCGAGTTATTGGGACAAGTGAAATCTATGGCGATACATTAGAAAGTGCCCTGAAATTGTTAGAAACACTAAGAATTCCGGTATCTGGGTACGAGTTCGAAGAATTTATTCATGGTATTTATAATGCGGTCAATGAAGATTCTACTATTATTATTTTAGATACTGGTGTAGAAAAACGAGTAAAGAAAATGATAGAGGTGCTATCTGATTGGACTGAAAATATCTATGTAATTGGATGCGAGTCCGATGAAAATTCTCGAAATATGAATGCTGAGTTTATTAACCACCCTTATTATAAAACCTATGAATATATTATCCCGATTCAGTTAATGTGTGCAATAATTCCACAACTAAGAGGCGTGGATCCCAGTATTCCAAAAGATCCAAAGTTTCATCAGAAATTAGGAAGTAAAAAACTAAACAAGTAA
- a CDS encoding type II toxin-antitoxin system SpoIISA family toxin, with protein MYLKIFFGVCILYLVGSLIYYFRNREGFILHIGRLRKSLYVMFLTALCLGFIFQEMDYMDWQLLLQMTAFIVFVDLAVFQTPNILKIFNAELQHEDLIRETLEKNQRTLGFVTQKANTFTGVIQESEDYFMGKQPVSSWTEYEKELCEYVSKYTGFFDFKLKLFLIPDYQNQEELINAIMVSLEQVERRYNVNIEDLQDVSNRLADAESLPLVIEELFIVPFYGQHTYLALVSSKDVEVTGIDALNIVNLISIFEWEMC; from the coding sequence ATGTACTTAAAAATATTTTTTGGCGTTTGCATCTTGTACTTAGTTGGCAGCTTAATTTATTATTTTAGGAACCGTGAAGGCTTTATCTTACACATAGGAAGACTTCGGAAAAGCTTATATGTAATGTTCTTAACGGCCCTTTGTCTGGGATTTATCTTTCAAGAGATGGATTATATGGACTGGCAGCTTTTGCTCCAAATGACAGCTTTCATTGTCTTTGTGGATCTTGCAGTGTTTCAAACACCAAATATATTAAAGATATTTAATGCTGAACTTCAGCATGAAGATTTAATTCGAGAGACACTAGAAAAGAACCAAAGGACATTAGGCTTTGTTACTCAAAAAGCAAATACCTTTACTGGAGTGATCCAAGAATCTGAAGACTATTTCATGGGAAAGCAGCCGGTTTCAAGTTGGACAGAATATGAAAAAGAGCTTTGTGAATACGTAAGTAAATATACTGGTTTTTTTGATTTCAAACTAAAATTATTCCTAATACCCGATTATCAAAATCAGGAGGAATTAATTAATGCCATTATGGTTTCACTAGAGCAGGTTGAAAGAAGATATAATGTGAACATTGAAGATTTGCAAGATGTCTCGAACCGCCTAGCTGATGCAGAAAGCTTGCCATTGGTCATAGAAGAATTATTTATTGTTCCTTTTTATGGCCAGCATACCTACTTAGCTTTAGTTAGCAGCAAAGATGTTGAAGTAACAGGAATTGATGCTCTTAATATTGTCAATCTCATCAGTATTTTTGAATGGGAGATGTGTTAA
- a CDS encoding PTS mannose transporter subunit IIA, protein MKHFLIATHGELSQAFIETVELIAGKQTNVSYFGMTKLKSGDMAKEELKDILNTKKEGEHFIVLTDVFGGSVTNLCTELLLEMDDFDIITGLNLPMILTLILAGEEKSVADTIAEGISAAQNGIIHINNLLKSQKGSMSDDFTITD, encoded by the coding sequence ATGAAACATTTTTTAATCGCCACTCATGGAGAGTTATCTCAAGCATTTATCGAAACTGTAGAGCTGATTGCTGGCAAGCAGACGAACGTTTCCTATTTTGGGATGACAAAACTTAAGTCCGGCGATATGGCGAAAGAGGAATTGAAAGACATATTAAACACTAAAAAAGAGGGCGAGCATTTTATCGTATTGACAGATGTGTTTGGCGGTAGTGTTACAAATCTTTGTACCGAACTGCTTCTTGAAATGGATGATTTTGACATTATCACTGGCTTAAACTTGCCAATGATACTCACTCTGATCTTGGCAGGCGAGGAAAAAAGCGTTGCAGATACAATTGCAGAAGGTATAAGCGCGGCACAGAATGGAATTATCCATATTAATAACTTACTAAAATCCCAGAAAGGAAGTATGAGTGATGATTTCACTATTACGGATTGA
- a CDS encoding sigma 54-interacting transcriptional regulator, whose amino-acid sequence MRNKIVVYMKEVTRKFSFKKGIYLEPYQTEAIAVHFELDRTRASRLLNELSKDGILIKINTRPVCFIHRETLEKQYGSLKHTVYDSLESIEKELIPKSEEIFKKLIGYEKSLKESIEQVKTAIHYPSMGLPLLLLGPTGVGKTFFAKLIYDYSRTQNIIEDQAPFFVFNCAQYANNPELLSSYLFGHSKGAFTGALKDQVGLIEQANNGILFLDEVHRLNKEGQEKLFTFMDQGTFTRLGETNIVRKSKVRLVFATTESLSVFLETFLRRIPIKVNIPSLEDRGPDEKKQFIHHFFMEESKLLGIPIEVTNKTLDVLSKYHYSGNIGECKNTVKYACGFAFSKKSKTMDKIFVTLQDLPKHIFKNSSYLFNNYSTREGSVLFSPSSKQFFSHVNEMKITLIEQTYQNCLKYFMKFENNQFEESVFIEKCTDEITAMMDRLIFERPNESNNLMMEIILSTMQDIFRYLELNYYVKYDGNSVYTLSSYLFFKSNPFQLSKEEQLLSQRMLQFIKDHYKMEYSIVSKVMLFIEKRMDIHLYFEDIIMMTLFLCKAKINHFHNRIKAMIIAHGYATASSIANVCNRLLGVNVFDSIDMPVDATVRDITEKMLQYMEEQDTSTGLVVLVDMGSLSLIHDHIKDKIDGPLLFVDQVSTPAALEIGNYVIQGRTIEEMVEPLKKSAKPSINLYYPTNGKEYAIVTSCFTGIGTATQIQQLLSESIGDLLDIKVIAHDFDRLKQNGMNEAPLRIYEVLAIVGTENPEIEDVNFISLEDIISGKGEGDVFRIFDKIADADTIRKVNDRIIMNFSLGRVIDSLTILDTEKIIRKVEHGIIQLEKQMGKNLPNDKKIALFVHVSCMIERLIRKAPISEYPNLDEFLNNHTKEIKWIKSAFSVLEDNYSVQMTMAEIGYIYNIIKPNVPRNKELV is encoded by the coding sequence ATGAGAAATAAGATTGTAGTTTATATGAAAGAAGTCACTCGCAAGTTTTCATTTAAAAAAGGCATCTACCTTGAACCATATCAAACTGAGGCAATAGCGGTTCATTTTGAGTTAGATCGTACAAGAGCAAGCAGGTTATTAAATGAGCTTTCTAAAGATGGTATCTTAATAAAAATAAATACTCGACCCGTTTGTTTTATACATAGAGAAACGTTAGAAAAACAATACGGGAGTTTGAAACATACTGTTTATGATAGTTTGGAATCGATTGAAAAAGAGCTTATTCCCAAATCAGAGGAGATTTTTAAAAAGCTAATTGGATATGAGAAGAGTTTGAAAGAATCTATTGAGCAAGTCAAAACGGCCATTCACTATCCAAGTATGGGTTTGCCTTTATTACTCTTAGGACCAACTGGCGTAGGGAAAACATTTTTCGCAAAGCTTATATATGATTATTCACGAACGCAAAATATCATTGAGGATCAGGCTCCTTTTTTTGTATTTAATTGTGCTCAGTATGCAAATAATCCAGAACTATTATCAAGCTATTTATTTGGACATTCTAAGGGGGCTTTTACAGGCGCCTTGAAGGACCAGGTGGGTCTTATTGAACAAGCGAATAATGGTATCTTGTTTTTGGATGAAGTCCATCGTTTGAATAAAGAAGGTCAAGAGAAGCTGTTTACCTTTATGGACCAGGGGACATTTACTCGATTAGGTGAAACGAATATAGTTAGAAAGTCCAAGGTACGATTGGTGTTCGCAACTACCGAAAGTCTGTCCGTTTTTTTAGAGACTTTCTTAAGGAGAATTCCAATTAAAGTAAATATACCTAGTCTAGAAGATCGTGGTCCGGATGAGAAAAAACAGTTTATTCACCACTTCTTTATGGAAGAGAGTAAATTACTTGGTATACCGATTGAGGTGACCAATAAGACTCTTGATGTATTAAGTAAATATCATTATAGCGGCAATATCGGTGAATGTAAGAATACGGTAAAATATGCTTGCGGATTTGCTTTCTCTAAGAAGTCGAAAACAATGGATAAGATTTTTGTAACCCTGCAGGATTTACCTAAGCATATTTTCAAGAACTCATCTTATCTCTTTAATAATTACTCTACGAGGGAAGGAAGTGTGCTTTTTTCACCAAGTAGTAAGCAGTTTTTCAGCCATGTAAATGAAATGAAAATTACCCTTATTGAACAAACCTACCAGAATTGTTTAAAGTATTTTATGAAATTTGAAAATAATCAATTCGAAGAATCGGTATTTATCGAAAAATGTACTGATGAGATAACGGCAATGATGGATAGGTTAATATTTGAGCGACCTAATGAATCAAATAATTTAATGATGGAAATTATTCTTTCAACGATGCAGGATATCTTTAGATATTTAGAATTGAATTATTATGTAAAATATGATGGTAACAGTGTCTATACATTGTCATCCTATTTATTCTTTAAATCTAATCCTTTTCAGTTATCGAAAGAGGAACAGCTTCTATCTCAACGCATGCTTCAATTCATTAAAGATCATTATAAAATGGAATACTCAATTGTTTCTAAAGTGATGTTATTTATTGAAAAACGGATGGACATTCATTTATATTTTGAAGATATTATAATGATGACATTATTTTTATGTAAGGCGAAAATAAACCATTTCCATAACCGGATAAAAGCCATGATTATTGCCCATGGCTATGCAACTGCGAGCAGCATAGCAAATGTATGCAATCGTTTATTAGGGGTAAATGTCTTTGATTCTATTGACATGCCTGTTGATGCAACCGTGCGAGATATTACAGAAAAGATGCTTCAATATATGGAGGAACAGGATACTTCGACGGGTTTAGTTGTTTTAGTCGATATGGGCTCATTGAGTTTAATCCATGACCATATAAAAGATAAGATTGATGGTCCACTTCTTTTTGTTGACCAAGTTTCGACACCAGCTGCTTTGGAAATTGGAAATTATGTAATACAGGGAAGAACCATAGAGGAAATGGTAGAACCTCTTAAAAAGTCTGCAAAACCAAGTATTAATCTGTATTACCCTACAAATGGGAAAGAATATGCTATTGTAACTTCTTGCTTTACTGGAATTGGGACGGCAACACAAATTCAACAACTTCTTTCTGAAAGCATTGGAGATTTATTAGATATTAAAGTGATAGCACATGATTTTGACCGGCTGAAACAAAACGGAATGAATGAGGCGCCCTTAAGAATTTATGAAGTATTAGCTATAGTCGGAACAGAAAATCCAGAAATAGAGGATGTTAATTTTATTTCATTAGAAGATATTATTTCTGGTAAGGGAGAAGGTGATGTGTTTCGAATATTCGATAAAATAGCCGATGCCGACACAATACGTAAAGTAAACGATAGAATTATCATGAACTTTTCTCTTGGCAGAGTTATTGATTCCTTGACTATCCTTGATACTGAAAAAATTATTCGTAAAGTAGAACACGGAATAATTCAACTTGAAAAACAGATGGGGAAGAATCTACCAAATGACAAAAAAATAGCATTATTTGTTCATGTAAGCTGTATGATTGAGCGATTAATAAGAAAAGCACCGATATCTGAATATCCAAATTTAGATGAATTTCTAAATAATCACACTAAGGAAATTAAGTGGATTAAAAGTGCATTTAGTGTGCTGGAAGATAATTATAGTGTGCAAATGACGATGGCAGAGATAGGTTATATCTACAATATTATCAAGCCTAATGTGCCGCGCAACAAAGAATTAGTATAA
- a CDS encoding ABC transporter ATP-binding protein, which produces MSNIIEARSMNKKVELGKDNVLHILKDVNLAIEKGEFLSVMGPSGSGKSTLLYNVSGMDRITSGSVKFKGREIGCLKEEELAKIRMNHMGFIFQDINLLKNLSVIDNVMFPALVSKDADKHAVNQKAKKLLHMTGIAKLADHTITQASGGQLQRVGICRALINDPDIIFGDEPTGSLNSKSTEEIMSILAEINIKGTTVMLVTHDAKVAAKTERVLFMVDGAIVAQKKMSKYDLQLDDSKEREESIMKWLVENGF; this is translated from the coding sequence ATGAGCAATATAATAGAAGCAAGAAGTATGAACAAAAAAGTAGAATTAGGAAAAGATAATGTGCTTCATATCTTAAAGGATGTAAACTTGGCGATAGAAAAAGGTGAATTCTTATCGGTCATGGGCCCATCCGGAAGCGGTAAGTCAACGCTGCTATATAATGTAAGCGGTATGGATAGAATAACCTCAGGTAGTGTGAAATTTAAAGGCCGTGAAATCGGCTGTCTAAAAGAAGAAGAACTGGCGAAGATTCGGATGAATCACATGGGATTTATCTTTCAGGATATTAATCTTTTAAAGAATCTGTCAGTGATTGACAATGTTATGTTTCCTGCTCTTGTATCAAAAGATGCGGATAAACATGCGGTAAACCAAAAAGCAAAAAAACTGTTGCACATGACAGGAATTGCAAAGCTTGCAGATCATACTATCACCCAGGCATCCGGCGGACAGCTGCAGAGAGTCGGCATCTGCAGAGCATTGATAAATGATCCGGATATCATATTTGGAGATGAACCGACTGGATCATTAAATTCCAAATCGACAGAAGAGATTATGTCAATTCTTGCAGAGATTAATATAAAAGGGACAACCGTAATGCTCGTAACGCATGATGCAAAGGTGGCAGCAAAAACCGAAAGAGTATTATTTATGGTAGATGGAGCTATTGTTGCACAGAAGAAAATGAGCAAATACGATTTGCAGCTTGACGATAGTAAGGAAAGAGAAGAAAGCATTATGAAATGGTTAGTGGAAAATGGATTCTAA
- a CDS encoding PTS sugar transporter subunit IIC, whose protein sequence is MVAQAIMLGIISGIGILDSRIFGVLMLERPLVLGLLVGLVLGDVQQGVIIGAQLELIWMGIAGIGAATPPDIVTGGVLGTAFAIISGQGVEVALVLAVPIAVLAQSLGVLVRIINTYFMHRADNYAAKANFRGVTIMMWIPPILFFLSVFIPTVLAIILGAEQVKNMIESVPETILGGLEVAGKLLPAVGFALLLDMLFSKKMGVYFFLGFLAASFLDLNITAIALFGACIAIIVNLVINNNSNNQANDQKGNNNNLTEGEIDFE, encoded by the coding sequence ATGGTAGCTCAAGCAATTATGTTAGGAATTATTTCTGGAATTGGAATATTGGATAGCAGGATTTTTGGGGTACTAATGCTAGAGCGTCCTTTAGTTCTGGGTCTCTTAGTAGGCTTGGTTTTAGGGGATGTTCAGCAAGGTGTCATCATCGGAGCACAGCTTGAATTAATTTGGATGGGCATTGCCGGAATTGGTGCAGCAACTCCTCCTGACATTGTAACAGGCGGGGTACTTGGAACTGCATTTGCGATTATATCCGGACAAGGTGTTGAAGTTGCACTGGTACTAGCTGTTCCGATTGCCGTTTTGGCTCAGTCGCTTGGTGTATTGGTAAGGATTATTAATACTTATTTTATGCATAGGGCTGACAACTATGCTGCAAAAGCAAACTTCCGAGGAGTAACAATAATGATGTGGATTCCTCCAATTTTGTTTTTCTTAAGTGTATTTATTCCAACCGTCTTAGCGATTATCCTAGGGGCCGAGCAAGTAAAAAATATGATTGAATCTGTTCCTGAAACGATTCTGGGCGGGTTAGAGGTTGCTGGAAAATTATTACCTGCAGTTGGTTTTGCTTTACTACTCGATATGCTGTTTTCTAAAAAGATGGGCGTTTACTTTTTCCTCGGGTTCTTAGCAGCCTCTTTCTTAGACTTAAATATCACAGCCATTGCGTTGTTCGGGGCATGTATAGCTATTATTGTTAATCTTGTTATTAATAATAACAGCAATAATCAAGCTAATGACCAAAAGGGTAACAATAATAACTTAACGGAAGGGGAGATCGACTTTGAGTAG
- a CDS encoding PTS system mannose/fructose/sorbose family transporter subunit IID gives MSSPKKITKKELRQVFWRSFALQGAFNYERMQNLGYAYAMIPVIKKLYDKHDDQVKALNRHLEIFNTTPAVSTTIMGISAAMEEQNANDSNFDSNSINAVKASLMGPLAGIGDSLFWGTFRIIAAGIGVSLATQGNIFGPILFLILFNIPHLFLRIAGLKLGYRVGVNSLERIQKEGLMEKIMAMTTTVGLMVVGGMVATMLKLTTPLEFDINGAKVVLQDILDQILPNMLPLIATFVIYGLMKRKVSITKLTLGIIVVGILLHWIGLL, from the coding sequence TTGAGTAGTCCCAAAAAAATAACTAAAAAAGAACTACGCCAAGTGTTTTGGAGATCCTTTGCCCTTCAAGGAGCCTTTAACTATGAACGGATGCAAAACTTAGGATATGCCTATGCTATGATTCCTGTCATCAAGAAATTATATGACAAGCACGATGACCAGGTAAAAGCCCTAAATAGACATTTAGAGATATTTAATACAACCCCAGCTGTATCAACAACCATTATGGGGATATCCGCAGCAATGGAAGAGCAAAATGCTAACGATTCCAATTTTGATTCGAATTCAATAAATGCGGTTAAAGCATCGCTTATGGGTCCACTGGCTGGGATTGGTGACTCGCTTTTTTGGGGGACCTTCCGAATTATAGCAGCAGGGATTGGTGTTTCTCTTGCAACACAGGGGAACATTTTTGGACCTATTTTGTTTTTGATATTATTTAACATTCCCCACCTCTTTTTAAGAATTGCTGGGTTAAAACTGGGATACCGTGTTGGGGTAAATTCCCTTGAAAGAATACAAAAAGAAGGTTTAATGGAAAAGATTATGGCGATGACCACTACTGTTGGGTTAATGGTAGTTGGAGGAATGGTCGCAACCATGTTAAAGCTGACAACCCCACTCGAATTTGACATTAACGGGGCAAAGGTAGTTCTTCAAGATATATTGGATCAAATATTACCAAATATGCTACCTTTAATAGCTACTTTTGTCATATATGGCTTAATGAAAAGAAAAGTAAGTATTACCAAACTAACCTTGGGCATTATCGTTGTCGGAATACTTCTGCATTGGATTGGATTACTTTAA